A single Cottoperca gobio chromosome 7, fCotGob3.1, whole genome shotgun sequence DNA region contains:
- the LOC115011353 gene encoding LOW QUALITY PROTEIN: glycine N-acyltransferase-like protein 3 (The sequence of the model RefSeq protein was modified relative to this genomic sequence to represent the inferred CDS: inserted 1 base in 1 codon): MLHNNPCYLEMCVDSWPTFTTAICYRQKQHFSSSSGVIPDICTVFTKNPETLRSLLLNERGVNWRNGLIFRGRCCRCQFSSWTNPTRSSSTHTCLXGGSQESLDHVRACIRHLPNHCVTDEKGRPVSWMLSDELCELRMAYTLAEYRQASHLLALSWALIRRMSSAGLPVYCHVNQQNQTTINAVTSLGFSACSNVEDVSMLLICKDRV; encoded by the exons ATGCTCCATAACAACCCGTGTTATCTGGAGATGTGTGTTGACTCCTGGCCTACATTCACTACTGCCATTTGTTACCGTCAAAAACAG CATTTCAGCAGCAGCTCCGGGGTGATTCCTGACATCTGCACCGTCTTCACCAAGAACCCAGAAACTCTGAGAAGTCTGCTGCTTAATGAGAGAGGCGTAAACTGGAGGAACGGGCTCATATTCAGAG GAAGGTGTTGCCGCTGCCAATTTTCATCCTGGACGAATCCCACGCGGAGCTCGTCGACGCACACTTGCC ATGGAGGCAGCCAGGAGAGCCTCGACCACGTGAGAGCCTGTATCCGCCATCTGCCGAACCACTGTGTGACAGATGAGAAGGGCCGGCCCGTGTCGTGGATGCTGTCTGACGAGCTGTGTGAGCTGAGGATGGCCTACACACTAGCAGAGTACAGACAGGCCAGTCACCTCCTGGCTCTGTCTTGGGCCCTGATCCGTAGGATGAGCTCTGCAGGTCTGCCCGTCTACTGCCACGTCAACCAGCAGAACCAGACCACCATTAATGCTGTGACCTCACTCGGCTTCTCCGCTTGTTCCAATGTGGAGGACGTCTCGATGCTGCTTATATGCAAGGACAGAGTCTGA
- the spsb1 gene encoding SPRY domain-containing SOCS box protein 1, with translation MGQKVPGGIKTIDMRDPAFSPLKLELQALSHTKPSRLDLLLDMPPASGDVQVQHSWNNDDRSLNIFVKDDNKLVFHRHPVAQSTDAIRGHVGYTRGLHVWEISWAMRQRGTHAVVGVATSDALLHSVGYTALVGSNAESWGWDLCRSKLYHDGKNHPGKTYPAFLEPDDTFIIPDSLLVVLDMDEGTLGYIVDGHYLGVAFRGLKGRKLYPVVSAVWGHCEIRIRYINGLDPEPLSLMDLCRRSVRVALGRERLCEIHRLPLPASLKNYLLYQ, from the exons ATGGGGCAAAAAGTCCCAGGTGGCATTAAAACCATTGATATGCGGGATCCGGCGTTCAGCCCCCTGAAGCTGGAGCTACAGGCCCTGAGTCACACCAAGCCGTCTCGACTGGACCTGCTGCTGGACATGCCACCCGCCAGCGGGGACGTCCAGGTCCAGCACTCGTGGAACAACGATGACCGCTCCCTCAACATCTTTGTCAAGGACGACAACAAGCTGGTGTTTCACAGGCACCCTGTGGCGCAGAGCACGGACGCCATCCGAGGCCATGTTGGCTATACAAGGGGACTGCATGTGTGGGAGATTAGCTGGGCTATGCGTCAGAGGGGCACGCACGCTGTGGTCGGAGTGGCTACAAGTGATGCCCTGCTACACTCTGTGGGCTACACCGCTTTGGTAGGGAGCAACGCAGAGTCCTGGGGCTGGGATCTGTGCAGGAGTAAACTCTACCACGACGGCAAGAATCACCCAGGAAAGACCTACCCGGCCTTCCTCGAGCCAGACGACACCTTCATAATACCAGACTCCCTTTTAGTAGTCTTGGACATGGATGAGGGGACTCTGGGTTACATAGTTGATGGACATTATTTAGGGGTGGCATTCAGAGGACTTAAGGGCAGGAAGCTGTACCCAGTGGTGAGCGCCGTGTGGGGACACTGTGAAATAAGAATCCGGTACATAAATGGACTTGATC ctgAACCGCTCTCTCTGATGGACCTGTGTAGGCGTTCGGTGAGGGTGGCATTAGGAAGAGAACGTCTGTGTGAAATCCATAGATTGCCCCTGCCGGCCTCTCTCAAGAACTACCTGCTCTACCAATGA